ATTTTTCTGATTTAGTCGATTTCCAATATCTCAAAAGGCAAAAATGGGGGTCCCAAAACTCAAGGGCACCAATATCAAGTTTGCTCATTCGATTGGATTTCACGAAGAGCAAAGAGCACCAAAATCGATTGGAACTTGTGGCTAACCAATCCAGATACTTATCTTTCTTAGTTGCTATGGCGTAGTTGCAATCTTCGCATCTGTGCATTTTTGGGTTAATTTTCATGTATTTGTCTGTGCCGTGTTTTTTCAGTGGGTTGGGCCTGCATTCGGACTTTTGCACTAGACTATTGTGTTGTTCGTGTTTTTTTAGTTCGTAATACAATTGTTGCTGTTCGAAAAGAATAAATATCACCATCACTACAACAAACATTCTCATTACAAACCAATATCACCACAACCAACATTCTCATTACAAATCAAGATCACCACCACCAACACGCACCAGCATCAATACCACAATCACCACCACTGACAGTATCATCATAACCACAACACCAATCACCACTATCGTTCGTGACCACCAACATCATATTACCAACATTACAACTACTAAAAGTGTATACTATCATCACCACCACTAACCGCATCATCACCACCACACTAGCCGCGTCATCACCATCATTGTTCATCACCAACTATCTATATCACCATCTCCACCACCAACCGCGTCATCTCCACCATCAACATCATCTATACCAACGTCACCACCACCAACTGTtgaaagcttcgacgagcccaacacacccactatagaggacctagactatactagactcactacaccaacactttgacgttggttagcctttaattttataaatccttagtgcacaatgtacttaggcgacagtgtcgaccatatatctttaggcggtataaccgaccatgtattacttaggcggcagagccgaccatataagaaGAACAACACAAGTGCATTAAGAACTtaaacacgaactaaggcttaaccgggaaacttaacaaagaacacttttattaatacaaaatacaattacaatattacttacttacaagtTTTCTCTTCTCgaactcacactcttcttacttcctcacaactatcacttctaactcttcttcacttcttacttcttctctacttcacacttcacttactcacaccttacttcacaaatgaaatcaccacccatatttatactaccccatggaacattctagaaactagatatttccatggataaatatctagatatttctcacctacaaatatctatattatctagatttttctacatataaatatctagatatttcttttacatattaatatctagatattttcttatacatattaatatctagatatttttccatatatatttacaaattccatattattccaaatttgcattgtattttaacactccctctcaatgcaaattttcttccaacgatgtcttgcagaccattccaagtgcttctctgaattttgtaaacttcggtttacttaggctcttggtgaatatatctgctacctgttcatctgtctttcttggcaccatcttgatctccccttcaaggaccttctcgcgaacatagtgatagtgtacttctatatattttgttcttgcgtgaaagactggattctctgctagacgtatagctgataggttatcgcagaaaagctctacttgatagtctgttgattgatgaagatcttccattagttgtttcaaccatgtaatttcttgtgttgctgacgatgccgatcgatattctgcttcagcgcttgacaaggatactgttggttgtctcttgctgcaccatgatattactcctgatccaagactaaacatgtatccagttgttgaccgtcgtgtatcatagtctccagcgtaatcagcgtcaaaatatccagtcacgtgacattcttttgttttcttgtacaaaatgccaaagttaatagtgcctttaacataccttaagatgcgtcgtacaacatcaagatgaggcttcttcggattgctcatgtatcgactaaccactccaactgcataagatatgtctggccggcttagtgtgagataaataagacttccgaccatctttcgatacatggtaacatcttgaagactttttccttcatctgctcgtagttttgtattcggatccatcggagttgagataggtttgcaattaagcattccgtacttttgtaaaagatctcacgCATACTTCTGTTGTcctagaaataatccttctcttttctgctctatttcgagtccaagaaaatgtttgagttctccaagctccttcatacgaaatctgatagacagattctctcttgttcttttgatctcctcatagtgatctcccgtgatgattaagtcatccacatatactagcactatggctagttttccttgatcttgttttacaaataaactagaatctgaaggagcaactgtgaaaccactttgtactaagaactcaccaattttcccgtaccaagctcttggagcctgcttcaagccgtatagtgctttctttaatttgcagacatggtcaggatgggacttgttctcaaagcctcttggttgctccatataaatgtctttgtcaagttctccatgtaagaaagcgttcttgacatccatctgccacatctTCCAAGATTTGctggcggctaaagctagtagagctcgaattgttgtgatcttcaccactggactaaacgtttcttcataatccagcccatattgttgagaaaaacctctagcaacaagtcgagctttatacctttcaatagagccatctgatcgagtcttcaccttgtaaacccatttacaagatattggttttacatcttttggctttggaactaaactccatgtctggttttcttttagtgcattaatttcttcttccatcgctttctgccattcttgactttgtgctgcttcttcataagtggaaggctcaataggtattgattcatccacattagcagcattggcatacctcggattaggttgcctcggtcttgttgatctccgtaattcttgtacatgctcctcgacatccatttggcttggacgaacctcctcggatacagattgatgcacaccagttttccatggactcttttccttagagtacgacccttctccttcttttattggatccaatatctgctctttaggttcttctttttcttctggaccttcttctaatccatgagattctggaagctctatcttttgaggtgaccaccatgaagatgcttcatcaaataccacatttcttgaagtatgacactttccagtatttggatcacaacatctccatccttttcttgattcatcataaccgacaaaaatgcaccgaattgccttcttatcaaatttgtttcggagatgatctggcacaaagacgtagcatacacatccaaaaaccttgagatggttgacggttggcttgatcttccataatctttcatatggtgaaatatatcccaactttgtttgtgggagtctgttaatcacgtatgaagccgttctcatacattcggcccaaaatcttcctggtacattcttaccatgaagcatacttcaacaagtttcggcaaggtgacgattcttgcgttccgccactccattctgttgtggagtattggggcaagttaattgccttctgatcttgtgcttctcaagatagatattgaactcggttgataaatattctcctccattatctgtgcgtaagtacctaatcttattattgagctcactttctatcttcttattgaactctttaaacttctgaaaagtctccgacttttccttcatgaagtaaacccacacataccttgagaagtcatcaatgaatgtcaccatatacttcattccttcaagtgatgtttgtttcaatgggccaaagacgtctgagtgtatgagctctagtggtgtcttggactgatgttgtgactccttgaatggcaattgatgagcttttccaaattgacattcagcacatattgtatctgttcggatatcaatttgaggaagtccatttactatgtgtttcaccatcatctcctttaacttgttgtagcccacatgtccaagacgttcatgccaaagatcagccgtctcattctttcgagtcttatccacatatactgtttcagcagatagtacatagaccgactctattcttcttccttgcataattggattgccaaccaccttcactctcttgaatacggacacatcttctggtccaaagaacacatagttcccttctgctgtcaattgtggtactgacagtaaattcttctttaggccagggacaagatacaccttctcgagttggagcttatgagagtcgccttcatttggaattattgtctttccaatgtgagaaatagacaaccttgaattgtcggctgtcaacacgactctctttcctttgtaatcctccatttcttgcagcttcgtcccatcgttggtcatatgatttgagcacccagaatcgatgatccaatcatctttgtagtttatttttgactttaaggttgctgcaagagcttgatcatccatgtcagcttcaacggagagtcctgcttctgcatcccatgtttcctcattaatggttgctttgaatgtgacctctttcttctcatctcttgcggcggccacatttccttcaaaagttcgccttctggggaatctacattctcgagcaaaatgacccttcttgccacaattgaagcattcaccattctttctcttatcatttttcccgtattgttggcgatgatctcttcttccttgttgagctccccctgaagcgttgccttttgattttgggtgacccttccacccatatgtcttactttctttcatcgtctcttgtcttcgagatgttgctttctttttattggtgaagagtgcatcttctccgtcttttatggttacttcattcatctgcttggctaatgcctcttgattagccaacaaattctccagctctattaatgatggttgagtaggccatcctctcacagcggctataaatccattatactcggatcttaagccatggatgataattctcttcatccttgcatcactcactttctcttcaggagcaagttgagatatctcacgacaaatagatttcaccttggtgaaatactgagaaatagacagacttccttgtgagatacccgcgagctcattttccaagagctggaggcgtgcttcattcttctttgaaaacaatttttcaaaagtttcccaagctgcctttggcattttctcgtcacggatgtgctccaatagatcctcctcgattgtagtcttcaatagaaataaagccttcccggccttgatgttccattttctcaaggcttcagcattttctttcggtggaggcgttgtgtcactgccagcaactatttcccataaatcctgtccttgtaggtaggattctatgcaagtccgccaataaccatagttgtggttattgagactcttgattccactgctcgtacttgcaagatctgccatcatgacgtccaacgtccaataagcttggtccctgaccgatgagctttcacagttcctaactgtgctccgacagaatcttccttagagccttggtgaaaacaagccgatgtaaacgtccaacgtttaccgatttcctccactagaaatggtcccgaatgacccgctctgataccaattgttgaaagcttcgacgagcccaacacacccactatagaggacctagactatactagactcactacaccaacactttgacgttggttagcctttaattttataaatccttagtgcacaatgtacttaggcgacagtgtcgaccatatatctttaggcggtataaccgaccatgtattacttaggcggcagagccgaccatataagaagaacaacacaagtgcactaagaacttaaacacgaactaaggcttaaccgggaaacttaacaaagaacacttttattaatacaaaatacaattacaatattacttacttacaagtTTTCTCTTCTCgaactcacactcttcttacttcctcacaactatcacttctaactcttcttcacttcttacttcttctctacttcatacttcacttactcacaccttacttcacaaatgaaatcaccacccatatttatactaccccatggaacattctagaaactagatatttccatggataaatatctagatatttctcacctacaaatatctatattatctagatttttctacatataaatatctagatatttcttttacatattaatatctagatattttcttatacatattaatatctagatatttttccatacatatttacaaattccatattattccaaatttgcattgtattttaacaccaaCCACATTATCGCCACCACCATCGCCATCACCAACAGGCTataccaccatcaccatcaccatcacattTACCACCTCCTTCATCACCCACGTATCAATCGTTTACTGTTAAACTCTAGGCAGTATAGCAGTTAATAATTGATTTTAAAGCAGCATCtgttttaaaaaatatattttacgAGCTTAAAACAGCTCATCAACTAAATTTTGAGTTTTCAGATAACTGATTAACTACTTTATTAGGGTAACTAACATTGTTCAAAATATGTTTACGTTCTTGATAATCCACCATTTGTTGCAAGATATTATCATTCGCACTCACCAAAATTACCTTTTTCCTCGGTTCCATAGGTACCTCGATAGATGATGAAATAACGGTTTAGATAAGTGTCCTTTCTCAACTTGTCGATCATATTTGTCCTCTTAGGTGATTCAAGTTTGATCTAATTGTAAGTGTGGACTAATAGACTCATTTACTGCATATTAAAGTTAGAATTGTAAACTTATAGTTCATTGTTGGCGTTGTATGATTTTAATAAGTATTTGTTAACGGTGGATTGTATTGATTGTCGGTTGGATAATTATGTCTATCTATCTCATACAACAACCATCGAGTACAGCAATTGACTCTTATAAGTGAAAGAAGGATGACATCTACCTAAGTCCATGTTTATAGATATCGTCTCCAATTGCTTTAATACGCACGACCTATTTGATAGTTTGTCATTTCTACAAGCACTGACAATGcggtgtatatttttttttttttggacatcagtttgggatcacccagagggacttaaccacccacgcgttcatctcccgtagttgcataaccacccccccccccccatcaactactgccctggaggaaacccggaccaatccgagggcatggccggtaaaatCTCCTCCACGCTGCCCCCACACGAAGCGAAAGGCGAcctgggtggatacttcaggtcaagggataacattgagtgcaatgttgtaCCCTAGCGGAGTCGAaatcctgacctctcgctaagagaggtagGCCACTACCAgctgagctacaactcaatgttacAATGCTGTGTATATTACATACACCCACGCAATATACCGAGCATTTTATTCGTTTTATCCATTGCCAattttatatttgtatataatatgagagaaaaatggaaGATAATATGTGTTGTGTGGTGAAAATGGatgaatatgtgtaaatatataagaAAAAAATATCGGTTTTAATTTTATTTTGTTATTCAATTTGAATATACGTTAACGGATAGAAATTGGAACCGCTTTCCTTCTGGCATGTGTCCCCCCACTCCACGAATCTGACCACGGCATTCTAACCCACGCCCTTGGTCACGCCCTTTTTTAGACTATTTGTAGTGGTGGTGTGGGTGGGTTGGGGGCGTGGGTTGCTTTTTGTACTTTAttgatgactaggacgtgtggGTTAGAagtgtggagtagtggtggtgtgggtTGGTGGTGTGGGTGGGTTAGTGGAATGCTGATGTggcatttaatttttaatttttgtgttttatttaattattttatattattttttgtatttaattaatattttaaaattaccTTTTAATTACAACGGCTATATTTTGAaccgatttttttttctttctctaacACAACGGCTATATTTtgaaccgttttttttttttttttctaaagctAGATTCCTCCATTTCCTCCCCTATATATACAACCCCATTTCTCAAATCATAACACACACTTCATATCTTCTAAAACTCTCAATTCATAAACACACACACTTCAAAATGAGTCCGTTGAATGTTGTTGTTAAAGTTCACTACGGAGGTGAATTTGATAGCGAAATGAGGAATTATACCGAGTATGAAACACAAAATTATTACATGGATGTTCATAAGTGTCCAAGTTATATGTGTTTGCTTGAGTTGCTACAACGAGACATTGACTACCCCACTAGACAAATCTGGTTTTTCAAAAAACCCAACTCTCGTGCCGCGTTACTAGAAGAAGATCACGATTGGTTTGGTGCGATTGGGCGAGCCATAATATGTAAGCAACCAATTGACCTTTACACTGAATGGATTGATGAAAGCTACGCCATTTCTGCAAGTGAAGATGAAGCTGCTCCTGAATCTCCAGGGTTTCAGCAACACGATCCACGTGAATTTGATAGCGATTGATGAATGTGTTTGCAAAAAATAGCCGTTAGGAAAttatgttgttgttgttttttatttttctttttgaaaTAATGTAAACGTTTAAGTAATATTGAAATAAACGGCTATATCTTTAAAATAGAAAACAATTCATTACATAATTATAAATTCATTAATCATAACATACAATAACTGAACTTACTTAAACGAAACATTACATAATTATAAATTCACTAAACGAAACTACTCATCGTTAGCAGTACGAAAGTAAGGGGATAAGTTCCAAACGTGCTCGATTAAATCTGCTTCTAACTGTCTGTGAACTTGCCTATCTCTTATTTCCTTAACCCTTGCATCTCGATCCCTCAAATCCCTTTGTAACCTTCGTGGTGGGTTCCTTTCTATCATTCTTTCTTCTCTCCTACCTATAACAAATCCGTTATTTTCTTGAATCATGTTATGTAATACGAGACAGGCATACatatgtcttctaattttgttgaaaTCCAAAGATCTTGCCGGTGTTTTCAACATTGCAAATCTACCCTGTAATACTCCAAATGCACGCTCAATATCTTTTCTGGCAATTTCTTGAAACCGTTTAAATTTTTTTCGCGGTTCGTCAATAGGAGAATGGGGTGCTTTGACCAACATAGCCCAATCAGGGTATATACCATCACCTAGGTAATACCCTATATCGTAGTGATGCCTATTTACATCAAATGGTGAAGGAGGAGCGGTGCCATCCTTTATACTGTTGAACAACGGTGACGCATTTAAAACTTTAATGTCGTTGTTTGCACCTGCCATACCAAAGAAACCATGCCATATCCACAAATCTTGAGATGCGACTGCTTCAAGCATAATAGATGGTCCCTTTTTATCCCCTCTAGTATATTGTCCTTGCCACGCAACAGGACAATTCTTCCACTCCCAGTGCATACAATCAATACTACCAAGCATACCGGGTAAACTATGTTTTTGTGCGTGAAAATTATAAAGCCGAGCAATATCTTCGGTTGTTGGCTTTCTCAAATACTCTCTCGCAAACAAATGAAATACGCATTTGCAAAAATCATCTAAACATAAAGCAGCAGTTTTCTCACCATTTTTTATGTATTCGTCGAACATATCAGGTGTAGTTCCATACGCCATTTGACGTATGGCCGCGGTACACTTTTGTAATATTGTCAAACTTTGACGACCAGCGGCATCGGGACGTTCTCTAAAATACATAAAATATTCGGGAATATCCCTACAATTAAAGTTAGATATACCTTCGACTATTCGGAGAAATAATTGATGACTCATTCGAAAACGTCGTCTGAATTTGTTTTCCGGATACACTGGTGAATCCGCAAAATAATCATTGAATAATCTGTCAGCCGCACTTTCACGATCCCTTGGAATATAAATTCGGGTTCGAGGGACTCGCGAACTACTAGCTTCTCCCTCCACTTCTTCTTCGCCCATACTACTAACAAGGTTAACCATTTTTTCATCATCCGAATCGTCATCAATTAAAAATTGGAGCATCTTGAACGTTTTCTCCATAATGTATAACGTTTAGAGTGATTaatttgaaaagaaaaaataaGATTGAAAGAAAGAATGGGTGTAAAATGAGTTAAAATTAGGTATATAAATAGGATAAAAAATATaggaattatttttttttttatttgccaACGGATACTATGAAAGTATCCAACCAAACAGTGCCACGTATCCCACCCACCCCAACAATGCCGTTGCCTTCCCCGTTGGATACCGCCCCACGCCCCCTTTTTTCTCTTAGGCAACGCCTTGATACGGCAGTGGGGGGCGGCGCCGGGTGCCACCTCACCCTCCCACGCCGTTGTTGTACCTCCGATACAAGGGGTCTTAGTGTGTGGGTGAGCTACTGACTAGAATTCCCACGACACGAGATTGGTCTAATTAGATAAGACATTTGTATTTGATAGTATAATATAGAAAAAATTATCTTTTAAATTCTCACTACATCACAAATTCACAATGCTTAAGAAATATTTAAGCCCAAAATACTTCATGCGGATGGCCCATATCACTCTCAATTCATTCACAAAGAGTCTTGCCCAGTAAGATTAAAGCCCACACCAGAATCAATTATATTCACATATATAAATAAGCGCCTCTAGTAATTTGGCGGGAACCGTAAGTGCAACACCGTCACACCGTCACGCTGTCACGCCACCACCCGCTGGTGACTGTCTCTCTTTACTATCTTCTCCATTTCTACTTTGTTTTGATTATagtgtattattatatattatatgtttattattatgtcTTTTTGAATTTATTATTCTCCATTGTTGAGTACTTATTTGTTCAAATTTAAAATTAGGTTTAACGTCAGGTTGCAATTTGTTTGTGAGCAATACAAATTATAGCGTCACAACTCCCACACACACTTCAACAATAATTTCATGTATGGTTACTTATAATTTGATCTCTGTTATTAGTTGTTTAAGTTTTATGGGTTACTTCATAAATTAGGGCTTTTCTGTACGAAAAATTCAGTGAGCATATGATCATATC
This genomic stretch from Rutidosis leptorrhynchoides isolate AG116_Rl617_1_P2 chromosome 11, CSIRO_AGI_Rlap_v1, whole genome shotgun sequence harbors:
- the LOC139874297 gene encoding protein ALP1-like, which encodes MEKTFKMLQFLIDDDSDDEKMVNLVSSMGEEEVEGEASSSRVPRTRIYIPRDRESAADRLFNDYFADSPVYPENKFRRRFRMSHQLFLRIVEGISNFNCRDIPEYFMYFRERPDAAGRQSLTILQKCTAAIRQMAYGTTPDMFDEYIKNGEKTAALCLDDFCKCVFHLFAREYLRKPTTEDIARLYNFHAQKHSLPGMLGSIDCMHWEWKNCPVAWQGQYTRGDKKGPSIMLEAVASQDLWIWHGFFGMAGANNDIKVLNASPLFNSIKDGTAPPSPFDVNRHHYDIGYYLGDGIYPDWAMLVKAPHSPIDEPRKKFKRFQEIARKDIERAFGVLQGRFAMLKTPARSLDFNKIRRHMYACLVLHNMIQENNGFVIGRREERMIERNPPRRLQRDLRDRDARVKEIRDRQVHRQLEADLIEHVWNLSPYFRTANDE